Proteins found in one Mesorhizobium sp. CAU 1732 genomic segment:
- a CDS encoding ABC transporter permease: protein MTAATETVAATHEGRRMTIRWSDLAPFIALAVIILLGTLINSNFMSSANLMNVITRSAFIAIIAVGATFVISSGGLDLSVGSMMAFVTGIMIMVMNGLAPSYGSWAIVMGAGVALVVGALCGLFNGLIITIGRIEPFIVTLGTMGIFRAFITFMTDGGSLPIDRSLREAYRPVYFGNFFGIPYPVLITLVVVLLGAFLLYRTKYGRRLTSAGSNAEVARFSGVHVGRVRTIAYVIQGLCVAVAAICYVPRLGAATPTTGQLWELQVITAVVIGGTLLRGGKGRIWGTVAGALILEVIANVMVLSDMVSEYLVAAVQGAIIIIAMLAHRFTSRR, encoded by the coding sequence ATGACCGCAGCGACTGAAACCGTCGCGGCCACCCATGAAGGCCGTCGAATGACCATCCGCTGGAGCGACCTCGCACCCTTCATCGCACTGGCCGTGATCATCCTGCTCGGCACGTTGATCAACTCCAACTTCATGTCGTCGGCGAACCTGATGAACGTGATCACGCGCAGCGCCTTCATCGCGATCATCGCTGTTGGCGCGACCTTCGTGATCTCATCGGGCGGTCTGGACCTGTCGGTTGGCTCGATGATGGCCTTCGTCACCGGCATCATGATCATGGTGATGAACGGACTGGCGCCGTCCTACGGAAGCTGGGCGATCGTGATGGGCGCAGGCGTGGCGCTGGTGGTCGGCGCGTTGTGCGGGCTGTTCAATGGCCTGATCATCACGATCGGCCGAATAGAACCGTTCATCGTCACCCTCGGCACGATGGGGATATTCCGGGCGTTCATCACCTTCATGACCGATGGCGGCTCGCTGCCGATCGACCGCAGCCTGCGCGAGGCCTATCGCCCGGTCTATTTCGGCAACTTTTTCGGAATTCCATATCCTGTCCTCATCACGCTCGTGGTGGTGCTTCTGGGCGCGTTTCTGCTCTATCGCACCAAGTACGGCCGCCGCTTGACGTCGGCGGGGTCCAACGCGGAAGTCGCGCGCTTTTCCGGCGTCCATGTCGGGCGCGTGCGCACCATCGCCTACGTCATTCAAGGACTGTGCGTAGCGGTCGCCGCCATCTGTTACGTCCCGCGCCTCGGCGCGGCGACACCCACAACCGGACAGCTTTGGGAACTGCAGGTCATCACTGCAGTCGTTATCGGCGGAACGCTCTTGCGAGGAGGCAAAGGGCGTATCTGGGGCACCGTCGCCGGTGCCCTCATACTGGAGGTGATCGCGAACGTCATGGTCCTGTCGGACATGGTTTCCGAGTACCTCGTCGCAGCAGTGCAGGGCGCAATCATCATCATCGCGATGCTCGCGCACCGCTTCACCAGCCGCCGCTGA
- a CDS encoding DJ-1/PfpI family protein produces MSGKKILMLTGEFTEEYEIFVFQQGMEAVGHTVHVVCPDKKAGDRIKTSLHDFEGDQTYTEKLGHYADINKTFSEVKLDEYHAVYAAGGRGPEYIRTDKRVQDMVRHFHDAGKPIFTICHGVQILMAVPGVLKGKKVAGLGACEPEVTAVGGIFIDVKPTEAYVDGNMVSAKGWTGLAAFMRECLKVLGTKITHT; encoded by the coding sequence ATGAGCGGCAAGAAAATCCTCATGCTCACGGGCGAGTTCACCGAGGAATATGAAATCTTTGTTTTCCAGCAAGGCATGGAAGCAGTCGGCCATACGGTCCATGTCGTGTGTCCGGACAAGAAGGCGGGCGACAGGATCAAGACCTCGCTGCATGATTTCGAGGGTGATCAGACCTATACGGAAAAGCTCGGCCACTACGCCGACATCAACAAGACCTTTTCCGAGGTGAAGCTGGACGAATACCATGCCGTGTATGCGGCCGGCGGTCGCGGTCCTGAATATATCCGCACCGACAAGCGCGTGCAGGACATGGTTCGTCATTTTCACGACGCCGGAAAGCCCATCTTCACGATCTGCCATGGCGTGCAGATTCTGATGGCGGTGCCGGGCGTGCTCAAGGGGAAAAAGGTCGCGGGATTGGGTGCCTGCGAGCCCGAGGTGACGGCGGTGGGCGGCATCTTTATCGACGTCAAGCCGACGGAAGCCTATGTCGACGGCAACATGGTTTCCGCCAAAGGCTGGACAGGGCTTGCCGCGTTCATGCGTGAATGCCTGAAAGTTCTGGGCACAAAGATCACCCATACCTGA
- a CDS encoding hydantoinase B/oxoprolinase family protein yields MAQSIDPITRSVIQHRLSAIVEEMGEAMLRTSYSQILNASRDFSIGMLDNKCRLIAQADHIPIHVGALTWAVRAVEDRFGNDIAKGDVILLNDPYAGGSHLPDVTAFVPIFAGEERLFWAVVRAHMGDIGGATHGAYNPQATEIWQEGLRIPPIKLSEAGRMREDLLDMILMNVRFRRDFRGDLAAMVGAAHLGERSVVKLFAELGAQTVLEAVESILDSAEERTRGIVAGWADGVYLGEAFLDDNGRGREDIAVRARVTKRGSDIEVDLSESDPQSDSFANSSHANTQAAVAMAFAYLIDADIPKNDGAFRPLSVKLKPGTVVCADNNAPVTLATSHPANEIVEAIIRALAPACPDRAMGGWGRRFRISVTGDNPRNGRRFIWHMFHARPGGGASPNGDGWSAAGEWHSVGGIKFGSVEVTEARFPLFFETHEFRPGSGGDGQYRGGLGSSMDLRVEVPAFAHTAGEGIRHGAAGIAGGDDGLPHSYHLVGESGTVALKTKEFGIRIADGSLLQIRSGGGGGWGDPAARTPEDRARDLTREFVTA; encoded by the coding sequence GTGGCGCAATCGATCGACCCCATTACCCGCTCGGTGATCCAGCATCGTCTGAGCGCGATCGTCGAGGAAATGGGGGAGGCGATGCTGCGGACGTCCTACTCCCAGATTCTCAATGCGAGCCGCGATTTCTCGATCGGAATGCTCGACAACAAATGTCGCCTGATCGCGCAGGCCGACCATATCCCGATCCATGTCGGTGCATTGACCTGGGCGGTCCGGGCGGTCGAGGACCGCTTCGGCAACGACATCGCCAAGGGCGACGTGATCCTTCTCAACGATCCCTATGCGGGCGGCAGCCACCTCCCTGACGTCACGGCCTTCGTGCCGATCTTTGCCGGCGAAGAGCGGCTGTTCTGGGCGGTGGTCCGGGCGCATATGGGCGACATCGGCGGCGCGACGCACGGCGCATACAATCCGCAGGCGACCGAGATCTGGCAGGAAGGGCTGCGGATCCCGCCCATCAAGCTCAGCGAAGCCGGGCGGATGCGCGAAGACCTGCTCGACATGATCCTGATGAACGTGCGCTTCCGGCGTGACTTTCGCGGCGATCTCGCCGCCATGGTCGGTGCGGCGCATCTCGGCGAGCGCAGCGTCGTGAAACTGTTTGCCGAACTGGGTGCGCAAACGGTGCTCGAGGCGGTCGAGAGCATTCTCGACAGTGCCGAGGAGCGGACACGCGGCATCGTCGCGGGCTGGGCCGATGGCGTCTATCTTGGCGAGGCGTTCCTCGATGACAATGGACGCGGGCGCGAGGACATCGCCGTGCGCGCCAGGGTCACGAAGCGCGGCAGCGACATCGAGGTCGATCTGTCGGAGTCCGATCCGCAGTCCGACAGCTTCGCCAACTCGTCGCACGCCAACACGCAGGCTGCCGTTGCGATGGCCTTCGCCTATCTGATCGATGCGGATATCCCGAAGAACGACGGTGCGTTTCGCCCGCTGTCGGTCAAGCTCAAGCCCGGCACGGTCGTCTGCGCCGACAACAATGCGCCGGTGACACTGGCGACGAGCCACCCGGCGAACGAGATCGTCGAGGCGATCATCAGGGCGCTTGCGCCGGCGTGCCCGGACCGCGCCATGGGCGGCTGGGGACGGCGGTTCCGCATCTCCGTCACCGGCGACAATCCGCGCAACGGCCGTCGCTTCATCTGGCATATGTTCCACGCGCGTCCCGGCGGCGGCGCATCGCCGAACGGAGATGGCTGGTCGGCGGCCGGCGAATGGCACTCCGTCGGCGGCATCAAGTTCGGCAGCGTCGAAGTGACCGAAGCGCGGTTTCCGCTGTTCTTCGAAACCCATGAGTTCCGGCCGGGCTCCGGTGGCGACGGCCAGTATCGCGGCGGGCTCGGCTCCTCGATGGATCTGCGGGTCGAGGTTCCGGCCTTCGCCCATACGGCCGGCGAGGGCATCCGGCACGGCGCGGCCGGCATCGCGGGCGGCGACGATGGCCTCCCGCACAGCTACCATCTGGTCGGCGAAAGCGGGACCGTGGCGCTCAAGACCAAGGAGTTCGGCATCCGCATCGCAGATGGCAGCCTGCTTCAGATCCGGTCCGGCGGGGGAGGCGGCTGGGGCGATCCGGCGGCGCGGACCCCGGAGGATCGCGCCCGCGACCTGACGCGTGAATTCGTGACCGCCTGA
- a CDS encoding substrate-binding domain-containing protein: MFVSAVALACLVPLGAAQAQERDVTIAVSIPAATHGWTGGVVYHAEQAAKEIEAAFPHIDVVVSTAASATAQVSSLEDLSATRKLDALVILPFTSEELTGPVEQVKSKGTFIAVVDRGLNDPSIQDLYVAGDNIAVGANTAHWLSDKLGGEGEIVVLRGIPTVIDDERIKGFSDVMAETNIKILDIQYANWNQDEAFTLMQDYLAKYPKIDAVWANDDDMLLGVIEAVDQAGRQDIKYALGGNGMKQVIEMVKEGNARTPISTPYPPSMIKSAIYMTAGQFAGQAPMRGSFLLDAPLITPENADQFYFPESPF; this comes from the coding sequence ATGTTCGTATCCGCAGTTGCACTCGCCTGCCTCGTGCCGCTGGGTGCGGCTCAAGCGCAGGAACGTGACGTGACGATCGCCGTGTCGATCCCGGCGGCGACCCATGGCTGGACAGGCGGCGTCGTCTACCATGCGGAACAGGCGGCAAAGGAAATCGAAGCCGCGTTCCCGCATATCGACGTGGTTGTCTCGACCGCCGCCTCGGCAACGGCGCAGGTCTCATCCCTCGAAGATCTTTCGGCCACGCGCAAGCTCGACGCACTGGTGATTTTGCCGTTCACGTCCGAGGAACTCACCGGCCCCGTTGAGCAGGTCAAGTCGAAGGGCACCTTCATCGCGGTCGTGGATCGCGGTCTGAACGACCCGTCGATTCAGGACCTCTACGTTGCTGGCGACAACATCGCAGTGGGGGCGAACACCGCGCATTGGCTGAGCGACAAGCTGGGCGGTGAGGGCGAAATCGTGGTGCTCCGCGGCATTCCGACCGTCATCGACGACGAGCGCATCAAGGGCTTTTCGGACGTGATGGCCGAAACCAACATCAAGATCCTCGACATTCAGTACGCAAACTGGAACCAGGACGAGGCCTTCACCCTGATGCAGGACTATCTCGCCAAATATCCGAAGATCGATGCGGTATGGGCAAATGACGACGACATGCTTCTCGGCGTGATCGAAGCCGTGGACCAGGCCGGCCGCCAGGACATCAAGTATGCGCTGGGCGGCAACGGCATGAAGCAGGTGATCGAGATGGTCAAGGAAGGCAACGCGCGCACGCCAATTTCGACGCCGTACCCGCCATCAATGATCAAGTCGGCGATCTACATGACGGCTGGCCAGTTCGCAGGACAGGCGCCGATGCGCGGATCGTTCCTGCTGGATGCTCCGCTGATCACCCCGGAAAACGCGGATCAGTTCTACTTCCCTGAATCGCCGTTCTGA
- a CDS encoding NAD-dependent succinate-semialdehyde dehydrogenase: MTLHTKFAGYADPALHAQGLYIGGQWQAGAGIPVLNPSTGDVIAEVPDATIADAMSAVDAAEAAAPGWRATPARQRSEILRRWFQLMTDHAEELATLISLENGKALPDARGEIGYAAEFFRWYAEEASRIPGEYRHTPSGSHTILVDHEPIGIAVLITPWNFPAAMATRKIGPALAAGCTVILKPASETPLTAFAMARLGAEAGVPAGVVNVLTTRNPGPVTSAMLADPRVRKLSFTGSTGVGRTLLAEAAKTVVSCSMELGGNAPFVVFDDADLEAALEGAMIAKMRNAGEACTAANRFYVQAGIHDDFVAGLTARMAALKIGAGYDPATQCGPMITQKAVQKIDHLVSDAIRRGARTTTGGAPLPGTGYFYPPTVLEGVSVDAEIAHEEIFGPVAPVYRFETEEEAIRLANNTEYGLAAYVYTRDLKRAMRVGKGIETGMLGINRGLMSDPAAPFGGVKQSGLGREGGVTGILEFMEAKYYAVEF; encoded by the coding sequence ATGACACTCCATACCAAGTTTGCCGGCTACGCCGATCCCGCTCTGCACGCGCAAGGTTTGTATATTGGCGGGCAATGGCAGGCCGGAGCCGGGATTCCGGTGCTGAACCCGTCTACGGGGGACGTTATCGCCGAAGTACCCGACGCCACCATCGCGGACGCGATGAGCGCGGTCGACGCAGCGGAGGCGGCCGCCCCGGGCTGGCGTGCCACGCCCGCGCGCCAGCGTTCGGAAATCCTGCGCCGCTGGTTCCAACTCATGACGGACCATGCCGAGGAACTCGCCACGCTGATCTCGCTGGAAAACGGCAAAGCCCTGCCGGACGCGCGCGGCGAGATCGGTTACGCAGCGGAGTTTTTCCGGTGGTACGCCGAAGAAGCCTCCCGCATCCCCGGCGAATACCGTCACACGCCCTCGGGCTCCCACACCATTCTGGTCGATCACGAACCGATCGGCATCGCCGTGCTGATCACGCCGTGGAACTTCCCTGCCGCCATGGCGACGCGCAAGATTGGCCCGGCGCTCGCCGCAGGCTGCACCGTGATCCTGAAGCCCGCGTCCGAAACGCCGCTCACCGCCTTCGCCATGGCCCGCCTGGGTGCGGAGGCGGGCGTGCCGGCCGGGGTGGTCAATGTGCTGACCACGCGCAATCCCGGCCCCGTCACCAGCGCGATGCTGGCCGACCCGCGCGTACGCAAACTGTCATTCACAGGCTCGACCGGCGTTGGCCGCACACTTCTGGCCGAAGCCGCAAAGACTGTGGTGAGCTGTTCGATGGAACTCGGCGGCAATGCCCCGTTCGTCGTCTTCGACGATGCCGACCTTGAGGCTGCGCTGGAGGGGGCGATGATCGCCAAGATGCGCAATGCCGGCGAGGCCTGCACCGCCGCCAACCGCTTTTACGTGCAAGCGGGTATCCACGACGATTTCGTCGCGGGGCTGACAGCGCGCATGGCCGCGCTGAAAATCGGTGCCGGCTACGATCCGGCAACGCAATGCGGCCCCATGATCACGCAGAAAGCCGTGCAGAAAATCGATCACCTCGTCTCCGACGCCATCCGTCGCGGCGCGCGGACCACCACCGGCGGTGCTCCTCTGCCTGGCACGGGCTATTTTTATCCGCCGACTGTGCTGGAGGGCGTCTCCGTCGATGCAGAGATCGCGCATGAGGAAATCTTCGGCCCGGTGGCACCGGTTTACCGGTTTGAAACGGAGGAGGAGGCAATCCGTCTTGCCAACAATACCGAGTACGGACTTGCAGCCTACGTCTACACACGGGACCTGAAGCGCGCCATGCGGGTCGGAAAAGGCATCGAAACCGGCATGCTGGGCATCAATCGCGGCCTGATGTCGGACCCTGCCGCGCCGTTCGGCGGCGTCAAGCAGAGCGGGTTGGGGCGCGAGGGAGGAGTGACCGGCATTCTAGAGTTCATGGAAGCGAAATATTATGCCGTCGAGTTCTAG
- a CDS encoding GntR family transcriptional regulator has translation MAFAAERETRPANVRPSSVVDGVYDNIYHRLMSLEIAPGSRIPIDAIAREINVSQTPVREALSRLEREGLVRKEHLIGYSAAPQLTRKQFDDLYTFRLLLEPEGARLAAANMTPETLLLLESAAADMENGGAPVDRNTRYSRFARADAHFHDEILRIAGNEVIRNTLFNQHVHLHIFRLMFHTRVTQEALEEHEDLLAAFRAGNPEAAHKAMHTHIARSRDRLLSAFE, from the coding sequence GTGGCATTCGCGGCGGAACGAGAGACGAGACCAGCCAATGTGCGCCCCTCCAGCGTGGTGGATGGCGTCTACGACAATATCTACCACCGCCTGATGTCGCTGGAGATCGCGCCGGGCTCGCGTATCCCGATCGACGCGATCGCCCGCGAGATCAACGTCTCACAGACGCCCGTGCGCGAAGCGCTCAGCCGGCTTGAGCGCGAGGGGCTGGTGCGAAAGGAGCACCTGATCGGTTACAGCGCCGCGCCACAGCTCACCCGCAAGCAGTTCGACGATCTTTATACCTTTCGCCTGCTTCTGGAGCCCGAGGGCGCACGGCTTGCCGCCGCCAACATGACGCCCGAGACCCTGCTGCTGCTGGAAAGCGCTGCCGCCGACATGGAAAACGGCGGCGCGCCGGTCGACCGCAATACGCGGTACTCCCGCTTTGCCCGCGCCGATGCGCATTTCCATGACGAAATCCTGCGCATCGCCGGCAACGAGGTGATCCGCAACACCCTTTTCAACCAGCATGTCCACCTGCACATTTTCAGGCTGATGTTTCATACGCGGGTGACGCAGGAAGCTCTTGAGGAACACGAGGACCTGCTAGCCGCATTTCGCGCCGGTAATCCGGAGGCAGCCCACAAAGCGATGCACACGCATATCGCGCGCTCGCGAGATCGCCTGCTTTCGGCATTCGAATGA
- a CDS encoding hydantoinase/oxoprolinase family protein yields MSLSYQIGIDVGGTFTDLVAIDSDGATTFTKSASTPQDQSIGVVDGLHDLAQRLGLSLDVLLDRTQRIVHGTTVATNALLERKGAKVGLLTTAGHRDVLEMREGLKPDRYNLVIAPPDPLVPRDLRRGVTERIAFDGSIVTPLDEASVIRELEFLKAEGVSSIAICYLHSYRNDAHERRTAELVAEHLPDAYVSLSSDVLPQIKEFERVSTTVVNSYVGLAVKNYLGKLRQRLADVGLSKDILFVILSHGGIALVEEAARLAAGTCLSGPAGGIAGAKACAELFGAGDVIPFDMGGTSTEISLISDNDVALTSQRGLAGERIALRSFDILSIGAGGGSLARLDATNTFVVGPQSAGAFPGPACYGNGGSEPTVTDANLLLGYLDADNFLGGRSQLDITASERVTDAFAERLGLDRIQTAAGIHRLINVKMADGIRLMTLRRGVDPRRFTLVSFGGAAGLHAAEVAREMEISRVLVPTVASVLSAWGMLASDLRYEVSRSHVGDTAILNDEALRTLYGELEAEARQRLPPSIATSMRIERSAELRYGEQIFEVDVSLDGLDLTMDNLADAVVDRFHRRHEELYTYASPGQEVDLVNARVAVIGEVPRGFGVSELAPATGPAVAIRSKAIYSAGEWRDAPVYGLQALAPGHLIEGPAIIEAETTTVILHDGDKASVTPLGWLDISVRQRETMH; encoded by the coding sequence ATGAGCCTTTCGTACCAAATCGGGATCGATGTCGGGGGTACTTTCACCGATCTCGTCGCCATCGACAGCGATGGCGCAACCACCTTCACCAAATCCGCGTCGACGCCGCAGGACCAGTCGATCGGCGTCGTCGACGGCCTGCATGATCTGGCACAGCGCTTGGGCCTCTCGCTCGACGTCCTGCTGGACCGGACGCAACGCATCGTCCATGGCACGACGGTCGCCACCAATGCGCTGCTCGAGCGCAAGGGCGCGAAGGTGGGCCTGCTGACGACCGCCGGCCACCGGGACGTGCTGGAAATGCGGGAAGGCCTGAAGCCGGATCGCTACAATCTGGTCATCGCCCCGCCCGACCCCCTCGTTCCGCGCGATCTGCGTCGCGGCGTGACGGAACGCATCGCCTTCGACGGCTCGATCGTCACGCCGCTGGACGAGGCATCCGTCATCCGGGAACTCGAATTCCTGAAGGCCGAGGGCGTTTCGTCGATCGCTATCTGCTACCTCCATTCCTATCGCAACGACGCGCATGAGCGTCGCACGGCGGAACTGGTCGCCGAGCACCTGCCGGACGCCTACGTCTCGCTGTCGAGCGATGTCCTGCCGCAGATCAAGGAGTTCGAGCGCGTCTCCACGACGGTGGTGAATTCCTATGTCGGACTGGCCGTGAAGAACTATCTCGGCAAGCTGCGGCAGCGTCTTGCGGATGTCGGGCTGTCGAAGGACATCCTGTTCGTCATCCTGTCGCACGGCGGAATCGCGCTTGTCGAAGAGGCGGCGCGGCTTGCGGCCGGAACCTGCCTGTCGGGTCCTGCCGGCGGCATCGCCGGCGCCAAGGCGTGTGCCGAACTGTTCGGCGCGGGCGACGTCATTCCGTTCGACATGGGCGGGACCAGCACCGAAATCTCGTTGATCTCCGACAATGACGTTGCGCTGACATCGCAGCGGGGTTTGGCTGGGGAGCGGATCGCGCTGCGCAGTTTCGATATCCTGTCGATCGGCGCGGGCGGCGGATCGCTCGCCCGGCTCGATGCGACCAACACCTTCGTGGTCGGCCCGCAATCGGCCGGCGCGTTTCCGGGCCCGGCTTGCTATGGCAATGGCGGCAGCGAACCGACGGTCACCGATGCAAATCTGCTGCTCGGCTATCTCGACGCAGACAACTTCCTCGGCGGACGCAGCCAGCTCGACATCACGGCTTCGGAGCGCGTGACGGATGCGTTCGCCGAGCGTCTCGGTCTCGATCGCATCCAGACCGCGGCCGGCATCCATCGCCTGATCAACGTCAAGATGGCGGACGGTATCAGGCTGATGACGCTGCGGCGCGGTGTCGATCCGCGCCGGTTCACGCTGGTGAGCTTCGGTGGCGCGGCCGGCCTCCACGCGGCAGAGGTCGCGCGCGAGATGGAAATCTCGCGTGTTCTCGTGCCCACCGTCGCCTCGGTTCTCTCGGCATGGGGGATGCTCGCCAGCGACCTGCGCTACGAAGTCAGCCGCAGCCATGTGGGCGACACGGCGATCCTCAACGACGAGGCGCTGCGCACGCTCTATGGCGAGCTCGAAGCCGAAGCGCGCCAGCGTCTGCCGCCGAGCATTGCGACAAGCATGCGCATCGAACGATCCGCCGAGTTGCGCTATGGCGAGCAGATATTCGAGGTGGATGTGAGCCTCGACGGACTGGACCTGACCATGGACAATCTCGCGGACGCGGTCGTGGATCGCTTCCATCGCCGCCACGAAGAGCTCTACACCTACGCGTCGCCCGGCCAGGAGGTCGATCTCGTCAATGCGCGCGTGGCCGTCATCGGCGAAGTGCCGCGCGGCTTCGGTGTCAGTGAACTCGCACCCGCGACGGGGCCGGCGGTCGCGATCCGCAGCAAGGCGATCTACTCCGCCGGAGAGTGGCGCGACGCGCCGGTCTATGGATTGCAGGCGCTCGCACCCGGTCATCTGATCGAAGGACCGGCGATCATCGAAGCGGAAACCACGACCGTCATTCTGCACGACGGCGACAAGGCTTCGGTGACGCCGCTGGGCTGGCTCGACATCTCCGTCCGACAGCGGGAGACGATGCACTAA
- a CDS encoding iron-containing alcohol dehydrogenase, translating to MTVFGTIRAPRELIFGSGQRHALGRIARKLGQRALIVTDARLSVDSDFLEMVSQLKEAGLSVRIDSSTLPDVPVDSAEASADAARIFAPDLVIGIGGGSCLDMAKCVAVLLTHGRRPQDYYGEYNVPGPVMPLIAVPTTAGTGSEVTPVAVLSDSERSLKVGISSPFIIPTASICDPDLTITCPPSLTAIAGADALTHAIEAFTAIRREPVPGIAQERVFVGKNSLSDHFALRAIALLWQGLEAACKDGTDRVAREQLMMGATLAGLAFGVAGTAAAHAIQYPVGALTHTAHGAGVACLMPYVMQWNAPAIAAELNEIASAVGLSRGDEVIAAMADLFARIGIPSTLRELGLAEDRIDWVAEQSCGIARLIQNNPRPLPLPEMHRLIVAAYHGDRDSLN from the coding sequence ATGACTGTGTTCGGTACGATCAGAGCGCCGCGCGAACTGATCTTCGGCTCTGGCCAGCGCCATGCCCTGGGCCGCATCGCGCGCAAGCTGGGACAGCGCGCGCTGATCGTGACGGATGCCCGCCTTTCCGTGGATTCCGACTTTCTTGAAATGGTGTCGCAGTTGAAGGAGGCTGGCCTTTCAGTACGGATCGACAGCTCGACCCTTCCCGATGTCCCCGTGGATTCCGCAGAGGCCAGCGCCGACGCCGCACGCATCTTCGCCCCCGATCTGGTGATCGGCATCGGCGGCGGCTCCTGCCTTGACATGGCAAAGTGCGTCGCCGTGCTTCTCACCCATGGCAGACGGCCGCAGGATTATTACGGCGAATACAATGTGCCCGGCCCGGTCATGCCGCTTATCGCCGTGCCGACCACCGCCGGCACCGGCTCCGAGGTTACGCCCGTCGCGGTGCTGTCCGACAGCGAACGCAGCCTGAAGGTCGGCATCTCGAGCCCCTTCATCATTCCGACCGCGTCGATCTGCGACCCCGATCTGACCATCACCTGCCCGCCCTCGCTGACCGCGATCGCCGGCGCCGATGCCCTGACCCACGCGATCGAGGCCTTTACCGCGATCCGGCGTGAGCCTGTGCCGGGCATTGCGCAGGAGCGGGTGTTCGTCGGCAAGAACAGCCTGTCGGATCATTTCGCGCTGCGCGCGATCGCGCTGCTTTGGCAAGGCCTTGAGGCCGCTTGCAAGGACGGCACCGACCGCGTCGCCCGCGAGCAGTTGATGATGGGCGCAACGCTTGCGGGTCTGGCGTTCGGCGTCGCAGGCACGGCTGCCGCCCACGCCATTCAGTATCCGGTCGGCGCGCTCACGCACACGGCACATGGCGCGGGCGTAGCCTGCCTGATGCCCTACGTCATGCAGTGGAATGCGCCGGCCATCGCGGCGGAGCTGAACGAGATCGCGTCCGCCGTCGGGCTCTCGCGCGGCGACGAGGTGATCGCGGCGATGGCCGACCTGTTTGCGCGGATCGGCATCCCCTCGACCCTGCGAGAGCTTGGCCTTGCCGAGGACCGGATCGATTGGGTCGCGGAACAAAGTTGTGGCATTGCCCGGCTGATCCAGAACAACCCGCGCCCCCTCCCCTTGCCGGAAATGCACCGGCTCATCGTTGCCGCCTACCACGGCGATCGCGACTCCCTCAACTGA
- a CDS encoding LysR substrate-binding domain-containing protein: protein MDLRQLRYFVALAEEGHFGRAADSLHIAQPPLSQQIKALESDLGVTLFDRSHRPIQLTLAGHTLLREARLILAQTERAEAMTKLAAKGEGGRLSIGITGTAVLEFAVPVLSAFSKRRPNVSISLREMSSPAQLEALEKGEIHIGFVRPPVTDDRFSITLVHQEPFLVALPSTHPKADALAVRLSDLNGTPLVIFDRAEAPGFRDLILHVCRSAGYIPTAIQDAPQMSTMLCLVGSGFGMALVPRSTTRLALEGVVFKPLIDDSPPIELYAAWLHNMEAYLVDDLISCIKDSVKIAG, encoded by the coding sequence ATGGATCTGCGTCAATTGCGATACTTCGTGGCCCTTGCCGAAGAGGGTCATTTCGGGCGAGCCGCGGACAGTCTGCATATCGCCCAGCCGCCGCTGTCGCAGCAGATCAAGGCTCTTGAGAGCGACCTGGGCGTCACGCTTTTCGATCGAAGCCATCGGCCGATCCAACTGACGCTGGCTGGCCATACCCTGCTGCGCGAGGCGCGTCTGATCCTCGCGCAGACGGAGAGGGCCGAGGCGATGACAAAGCTCGCGGCCAAGGGCGAGGGTGGCCGTCTGTCGATCGGCATAACCGGCACGGCCGTCCTCGAATTCGCCGTGCCTGTGCTTTCCGCCTTCAGCAAGCGCCGGCCGAACGTCAGCATTTCCCTGCGGGAGATGTCTTCGCCCGCACAACTCGAAGCGCTGGAGAAGGGCGAAATCCATATCGGGTTTGTCCGGCCGCCCGTCACCGACGATCGCTTCAGCATCACCCTGGTGCATCAGGAGCCGTTCCTGGTCGCGCTGCCGTCGACCCATCCGAAGGCCGATGCGCTCGCCGTACGGCTCTCCGATCTGAACGGGACGCCGCTCGTCATTTTCGATCGCGCAGAGGCGCCCGGCTTCCGCGACCTGATCCTGCATGTGTGCCGGTCGGCAGGCTACATACCGACCGCAATTCAGGACGCGCCGCAGATGTCGACCATGCTGTGCCTCGTGGGCAGTGGGTTCGGAATGGCGCTGGTTCCGCGGTCGACGACTCGTCTCGCGCTGGAAGGCGTCGTCTTCAAACCGCTCATCGACGACAGCCCGCCAATCGAGCTTTACGCCGCTTGGCTGCACAATATGGAGGCATATCTGGTGGATGACCTCATTTCGTGCATTAAAGATTCGGTGAAGATCGCCGGCTAA